AAGACGTCAAACGCTTCCGCGCCGCGCATCTCGCCGATGACGAGGCGGTCCGGGCGCATGCGGAGGGCATTGCGCACAAGATCGCGCAGGGTGACGGCGCCCTGGCCCTCCACGTTCGGCGGACGGCATTCGAGGGCGACAACGTGCTCGACAGGCAGTCGCAGCTCCGCCGCGTCTTCGATCGTGATCACGCGTTCGTGCGGCGCCACGGCACCGCACAGCGCATTGAGAAGCGTCGTCTTGCCGGAGCCGGTGTTGCCGGCGATCAGCACGTTCATCCGCGAGCGCACGGCGCGCGCGAGGGTGGCGGACATCGTGACGGACAACGCGCCGCGCTGGACGAGCTCGTCCAGGCTGGGAAAGGTGCGCCCGAACCGGCGGATCGTCATGCAGGGCGAATGGATGGCGATCGGAGGCAGCACCGCATGGAACCGAGAGCCGTCGGGAAGCCTTGCGTCCACGTACGGATGAGCCGCGTCCAGCCGCCGGCCCGCACCAGCCGCGATCCGTCGGGCGACCTCGACGATGTGCGCTTCGTCACGGAAGCGCGCCTGAGTGCGTTCCAGGCGTCCGCCGCGTTCCACATAGACGGCGTCCGGGGCATTAACCATGATGTCGGTGACAGCCGGGTCCTCCAGGAGCGGCTGCAAGGGGCCGTACCCCAGGAGCTCTTCGGCCAACCGGGCGACCCTGTCGGGGGTGGACGGCTGGCCCTCCTGGGCCACCGCGCTTGCGATCGCCTGTTCGAGATAGCGCCGGGCGCCCGGATCGCGACGGGCAGCCGCCACCACCTCCCCAGCGCCGGCGAGCGCGGCGCGCACGCGATCCAGGGTATCGTCGCCCGTCGCCATCGACGAAACGTTCATCCGTTCGCGCAGAGAGCTCATCCGCGCAACCTCCTCTGAAGCGAGCTCCACAGGGCCCATCTCGCCCGCTGCGTCTCAGGCGCCGCATGGCCGCACAGGTCCGCGGCCATTCTGCGGATGGGGTCGACGAGGGCCGCCGGCTTGCCCCGCCACACGAGCGGCTGCCCGTCGAACACGGCGTTTTCGCAGGAGCGCACATCCTCGGGCAGGACTGCGGCCGGCGCGAGGCCGAGGTAACCTTGAACGCCGCCGACCGACACCGGGCTTCCCGCCGTTGCGCGGTTGACGACGAGGCGCAGATCCCCGTTCACGGGCAGGGACAGCTGGCGCAGCAGGCTCAGGAACATCCGCGTACGGTGAAGCGACGCGGCGTCCAAGGAGCTGACGACCAGGGTCACGTCGGCGCGCTCGATCACCTGGTACAGGACGTCCTGCGCGGCATCCGGAGCCGTGTCGACGACGACCCAGCTGAAGTGCTTCCGAGACCAGTCCAGAAGGCGGATGACATCCTCCGTCGTGACGTACTGCGCAAGGTCCGGCCGGGCGG
This window of the Clostridia bacterium genome carries:
- a CDS encoding CpaF family protein, with translation MSSLRERMNVSSMATGDDTLDRVRAALAGAGEVVAAARRDPGARRYLEQAIASAVAQEGQPSTPDRVARLAEELLGYGPLQPLLEDPAVTDIMVNAPDAVYVERGGRLERTQARFRDEAHIVEVARRIAAGAGRRLDAAHPYVDARLPDGSRFHAVLPPIAIHSPCMTIRRFGRTFPSLDELVQRGALSVTMSATLARAVRSRMNVLIAGNTGSGKTTLLNALCGAVAPHERVITIEDAAELRLPVEHVVALECRPPNVEGQGAVTLRDLVRNALRMRPDRLVIGEMRGAEAFDVLQAWHTGHRGSLCTLHANGPVDALDRFATLAALAGEGVPFDILRAQVQSAVDLVVFLERDPEGGRRVSLVCEVRDGRCQPLSIAEDGGPAYVVAPAVDAFHRRCHSAEGTGRERKAGG